A single genomic interval of Musa acuminata AAA Group cultivar baxijiao chromosome BXJ3-4, Cavendish_Baxijiao_AAA, whole genome shotgun sequence harbors:
- the LOC135635855 gene encoding probable WRKY transcription factor 65, with protein MPPSLSSSSSSSSSSIVQSFFLYGRRTRASACSGSRIEKTIGRENYIASSRIVMNGSCSNELDACETEEVEIASEINDARPGSPGSGDDSKPVHSLGASTSSPYPKRSRRGVQKRVVTVPISDSKGAGEGAPPPDSWTWRKYGQKPIKGSPFPRGYYRCSSSKGCPARKQVERSRVDPTVIVVTYAFDHNHTSPLPKNHHHKHAAAAAQPVEEQPLTPQLNQSGTPDSAERDEKFSDLITEEESAFTVHSGGCFPWFADVCSAHPTSPSAVDSDELLYGSVLFAGAATGAALPEELEEAAGGGGGGDDDSLFAGLGELPEYTVVLRWGVASASWVGTAG; from the exons atgcctccctctctctcttcttcctcttcctcttcctcttctagtATTGTACAAAGCTTCTTCTTGTACGGTCGGAGGACGCGAGCGAGTGCGTGCTCTGGATCCAGGATCGAGAAGACAATTGGTAGAGAAAACTATATTGCTTCTTCTCGGATTGTGATGAACGGGAGCTGCAGCAACGAGCTCGACGCATGCGAGACCGAGGAGGTCGAGATCGCATCCGAGATCAATGATGCGAGGCCGGGATCGCCTGGATCAGGCGATGACTCGAAGCCCGTACACTCTTTGGGTGCCTCCACTTCATCTCCCTATCCCAAGAGAAG CCGGCGAGGAGTGCAGAAGCGGGTGGTGACGGTACCGATCAGCGACTCGAAGGGCGCCGGCGAGGGGGCTCCGCCACCTGATTCGTGGACCTGGAGGAAGTACGGCCAGAAGCCCATAAAAGGCTCGCCTTTTCCCAG GGGCTACTACAGGTGCAGCAGCTCCAAGGGGTGCCCGGCGAGGAAGCAGGTGGAGCGAAGCCGCGTCGACCCAACCGTTATCGTGGTTACCTACGCCTTCGACCACAACCACACCTCGCCGCTCCCCAAAAACCACCACCACAAGCACGCGGCAGCCGCCGCGCAGCCCGTCGAGGAGCAGCCGCTCACGCCGCAGCTGAACCAGTCCGGCACGCCCGACTCCGCGGAGCGCGACGAGAAGTTCTCCGACCTGATCACCGAGGAGGAGTCGGCGTTCACGGTCCACTCCGGCGGCTGCTTCCCATGGTTCGCCGACGTCTGCTCGGCGCACCCGACCTCCCCCTCTGCGGTGGACTCCGACGAGTTGCTCTACGGCTCGGTCCTCTTTGCCGGTGCCGCCACTGGCGCAGCGCTACCCGAGGAACTGGAGGAGGCCGCAGGGGGCGGCGGCGGGGGTGACGACGACTCGCTGTTCGCGGGGCTCGGGGAGCTGCCGGAGTACACGGTGGTGCTCCGCTGGGGGGTAGCATCGGCATCGTGGGTGGGGACCGCTGGGTGA